The stretch of DNA CAAGAAGGTAATGAGTTTAAATTCTGCTATGACCATCTCCAAAGAATTGAATTGCAAGATTGAAGATTTATATGTATGGACTGCTGAAGAAGCTTAATCTTAAAGAAAAAAAACAGACTCATGTGAGTCTGTTTTTTTTTTAGTTTTTCAACAATTTTAGTTAGACAAATCACATTTATCTAAAGGAATTACTTTAGTTTTCTTTGTAAATTTGTATCCCAACCATAAGATAAGGAAAAGCGGTAATCCAATATAAGAGACCAACACACCATTCCAATCGATAGTGCTTCCAATAAAGGCTGAATAGTTTTGTCCTAAAACAACAAATCCGCAGACAGCAAAAGCGAAAATAGGACCGAAAGGGAAAAATTTTGATTTATATGGTAATAAACTTAAATCCTTTCCTTGCGCTATAAAGGCTTTTCTGAATCGATAGTGACAGATTGCAATTCCAAGCCAAGCAATAAAGCCGGACATACCTGAAGCATTTAATAACCAGACATAAACCGTGCCATCTCCGAAGAAAGAGGCAAGAAAGGCCAGAGTACCGACTAAAGTTGTTGCAAATAGAGCATTGACAGGTACACCATTTTTATTTAGTTTCCCTAGAAACTTGGGAGCTTTTCCTTCACGTGCTAAGTCCCAGAGCATTCGGGTAGAAGCGTACATACCAGAATTACCAGCAGATAAAACTGCTGTTAAGATAACCGCGTTCATTACTGAAGCAGCAAAAGCAATTCCTGCCTTTTGAAAGACAAGAGTAAAGGGACTAACCGTAACATCGCCATTTGCTAAATTTTCATTTGTAAAAGGGATAAGAAGTCCGATTACTAAAATAGCTAGTACATAAAATAAAAGAATGCGCCAAAATACTTGTTTCACTGCTCGTGGAATAGCTTTCTTTGGATCCTCCGTCTCACCAGCAGCAACACCTAAAAGCTCTGTTCCTTGGAAGGAGAAGCCAGCTGCCATAAAAATTCCTAGCATTGCCATGAAACCACCATGGAAAGGAGCGTCACCAACTGTGAAATTTTTGAAGCCGATTGCTTCATCTCCCATTATACCGAAAATCATTAGTGTACCAATTATGATAAAGACAATAACCGTTACTACCTTTATTAATGAAAACCAGTATTCTGCTTCACCAAATCCTTTAACAGAAAGATAATTTAATAGAAACATGATGACTAAAAAGATTCCACTCCAAATGAAGGATGGTGTTTGTGGGAACCAAAATTTCATGATCATCGTAACAGCTGCTAACTCGGCTGCAATGGTAATTGCCCAGTTATACCAGTAATTCCAACCTAGTGCAAAACCTAAGGAAGGATCGACGAATTTAGTTGCATACGTACTAAAGCTTCCAGCAACGGGCATATAGGCTCCCATCTCTGCTAACCCCTGCATCAAAAAGTAAACCATTAGACCAATAATAATATAGGAGAGAATAGCTCCGCCTGGTCCTGCAGAATGTATGGCCCCGCCACTGGCAAGGAATAAACCTGTACCAATTGTTCCTCCAAGAGAAATCATGGTAAGGTGACGAGATTTAAGGCTTCGTCTTAACTCTGAGGGTTCTTTTTTAGGTGATAAATCACCATTATATTCATTTTCTTTTAATACTTTTGCTGTTTGCATTATCTTTACTCCTTTTTTGTTTTCTTTCTTTTTTTTCGAGAAGGAGTTTGGAATAAAAAATGCCATCGAAGTAGAATCGATGGCATTATCAATACCCCGCATCATACCTTCCGAAAGATAGCTCAACACGAATGGCTGGTAGGTCCAATTCGTGACAGTTCTGTTCCTATTTGGAGACAGCCCCAGCATGCTTTGTCAGAGAGTAAAGCACACTTCGGCAGTTTTTCCTTTCAAACGGAGTCAAAAATGTCTTCTGCATCTCATCCGCCTTACTAATAAAAACCGCGACCTCTACCTCATCGGTTTGATGAGGATTTAGCTTATGAAATTAATATATTTCTAAAGTATAAATAATATCGTACATTTGTCAATATATTTTTCTTGAATAACTTTTTTACTCATTCAAGCCAACATTAATTGACAGATAATTAAATCTTTTGGAAAAAAACTATTAAATTTACTTTAAAAATGATAATCGGTATTATTTTTAAATATAATGATGGCAGGTATTCGGAGGTATTTTCATGCGGATTTTTGGACTTATTACGGGATCACTAATTGTTGTACTAGCCTTTAACCTTTTTTTAATACCTCACGAAGTGTTAAGCAGTGGACTGAGTGGGATTTCCATGATAGTAGGTATGGTTACACCACTAAATACTGGGTTAGCAAATTTCCTTTTGAATTTTCCGTTACTGGTTATTGGGTACAAAATGTTAGGCAAAAAATTTATTATGAACTCGATCTTTTCAGTGCTCATCATATCAGTTGGGCTCTATGTAATACCTGTCTATGAAATTGCAAATGATAGGATTTTGTCTTCCATTTTTGGCGGCGCTTTAACAGGTCTTGGGGTGGGTATTGTCTTCCGAAGTTCTGGTTCTACAGGTGGCTTTGATATTATTGGTATGATTGTTTCGAGAAAAAAGGACTTTCCAATAGGTGCACTTCTATCAGGTATGAACGCAGTTGTTATTTTGATAAGTGGATTTATGTTTAACTGGGATGCTGCACTGAATACCTTAGTATCTATTTTTGTAACAGGTAAAGTAGTTGATGCCATCTATACAGACCATGCTAAGCTAACGATAATGATCATCACAGATAAAGGTGAAGAGATGAGATCACATCTGTTAACCAATCTGTACCGAGGATTGACAATTATGGATGGAGTTGGAGGCTACTCTAATAATAAACGAAATGTATTAATAACAGTGATCTCACGATATGAACTGAATGAAATTAAAAATCTCATTGTTGAAGTAGATCCTACAGCATTCGTCAATATAACTGAAACGATAGAAGTAATGGGACTGTTTCATCGTCCTAGTCCCTCATAAAAAAAATGGGCCTGCACTATACTTATAGTGAGGCCCATTTTTTATCAATTATTAATGTATTTTTCAAATACAAAACCAAAATCTTTCACACAATACTGTTTTTTACTATCTTCTAACCATTGAAAAGCTGCTTGGTTCAGCATTTTAAATTGAACAACTAAATTGCTATCTGGACTGGTTATTCGACCTAGAGTAGTAGAGGCAACATCAAGGCTTTGTTTGGCAAATTGAAGACTAATTTCATTTTCATGAGATATTTCAGCAATTTTTATCAAAGCTTTATATAAATCTTTCACTTCCTCAATATGCTTCTTATGAATGTCAATTGAGAAAGGCTGTGAGCCAATTTTAAACTTAATTTCAACATCAAGGTCTACAGTCCCAGCTGTTTCAAGTTTAACATCAGAAATTTGATTGGTTGCAAAGCTATATCGATGCAGCATACGCTTCTTGCTTGTAGCACTTGTACCATCAAGGTGAATTAGGGCGTTATTTGTAAAACAATATTCATCCGATTTTGATTTAATTAGAAAATAAATCTTCTCATTATCTTCGTGCATAACATAATCATCAGCATCAACCTTATCATAATTCTCTGGTTTAATAACAGAACCAACATCACTTAATCCTAAAATATCAGCAGCTACTTTTCCAAACATTCCCTCAACCTCACTTTTTAAGAATCTTGACATACATATGTACGAACGAAGCGGCATAAAGTTTCACAACTATTGTTTAAGATTTTGAACTACAAAACACTTTATGATCATAATGGTCATTGTATGAGTTAACAGTGTTACGGATAATTAAGAAATTTGTTAAACTTAGAAATGAATCTAATGTGAATGGAGGTAGGCCAATGTAAGCACCTTTACTTTTTTTATAAAAATTTAATAAAAAGTGAGGGTGCTTTTATGTCCAATTTTGTTAGAAAAGAGACTTCTTTTCGGTTTCTTTGGTGTGGGCAAATATTTGCTAACCTAGGGGATATTTTGTATGTAGTTTGTTTAATTAAGTTAATTTTTGACGCGACTGGATCAGTTACGTATATGGCGCTAGTCCCATTTTTCAATACCATTTCTTCCTTAATTAGCGGGCTATTAGCTCCGTTAATAATAAATAAATTCAAGCTTAAATCAATCTTGTCATACTCACAAACCGGTAAAACGGTGCTTCT from Bacillus sp. SLBN-46 encodes:
- a CDS encoding amino acid permease, which encodes MAFFIPNSFSKKKKENKKGVKIMQTAKVLKENEYNGDLSPKKEPSELRRSLKSRHLTMISLGGTIGTGLFLASGGAIHSAGPGGAILSYIIIGLMVYFLMQGLAEMGAYMPVAGSFSTYATKFVDPSLGFALGWNYWYNWAITIAAELAAVTMIMKFWFPQTPSFIWSGIFLVIMFLLNYLSVKGFGEAEYWFSLIKVVTVIVFIIIGTLMIFGIMGDEAIGFKNFTVGDAPFHGGFMAMLGIFMAAGFSFQGTELLGVAAGETEDPKKAIPRAVKQVFWRILLFYVLAILVIGLLIPFTNENLANGDVTVSPFTLVFQKAGIAFAASVMNAVILTAVLSAGNSGMYASTRMLWDLAREGKAPKFLGKLNKNGVPVNALFATTLVGTLAFLASFFGDGTVYVWLLNASGMSGFIAWLGIAICHYRFRKAFIAQGKDLSLLPYKSKFFPFGPIFAFAVCGFVVLGQNYSAFIGSTIDWNGVLVSYIGLPLFLILWLGYKFTKKTKVIPLDKCDLSN
- a CDS encoding PH domain-containing protein → MFGKVAADILGLSDVGSVIKPENYDKVDADDYVMHEDNEKIYFLIKSKSDEYCFTNNALIHLDGTSATSKKRMLHRYSFATNQISDVKLETAGTVDLDVEIKFKIGSQPFSIDIHKKHIEEVKDLYKALIKIAEISHENEISLQFAKQSLDVASTTLGRITSPDSNLVVQFKMLNQAAFQWLEDSKKQYCVKDFGFVFEKYINN
- a CDS encoding YitT family protein; this translates as MRIFGLITGSLIVVLAFNLFLIPHEVLSSGLSGISMIVGMVTPLNTGLANFLLNFPLLVIGYKMLGKKFIMNSIFSVLIISVGLYVIPVYEIANDRILSSIFGGALTGLGVGIVFRSSGSTGGFDIIGMIVSRKKDFPIGALLSGMNAVVILISGFMFNWDAALNTLVSIFVTGKVVDAIYTDHAKLTIMIITDKGEEMRSHLLTNLYRGLTIMDGVGGYSNNKRNVLITVISRYELNEIKNLIVEVDPTAFVNITETIEVMGLFHRPSPS